The Celeribacter baekdonensis genomic interval TGGGGCGCAAACCCCATGAAATCAACCAAATGGGCATCTCGCGCGTGTTCCAAACACCGGAAATCTTTGGCGATCTCACGGTGATGGAAAACATGATGATCCCGTGTTTTGCCAAACGCGATGGGGCCTTTCGGATGCATGCGTTTGAAAGCATGGCGCAGGAGGGCGATTTGATCGCCAAGGCCGAAAAGATGCTCTCTGACGTCGGTATGTTGGAAAAGTGCGAGATGGTGACATCCTCCATGTCGCGTGGTGACAAACGTCGGCTTGAGATCGCGATGTGTCTGGTGCAAGAGCCGAAACTTTTGCTTTTGGACGAACCGACAGCGGGCATGGCGCGCGCCGACACCAACAACACCATCGACCTATTGAAACAAATCAAGGCCGAGCGCGACATCACCATCGCCATCATCGAACACGACATGCATGTGGTGTTCTCATTGGCCGACCGGATCACAGTTTTGGCCCAAGGCACGCCCTTGGTCGAAGACACCCCGGACAACATCAAAGGTCACCCAAAGGTCAAAGAGGCCTATTTGGGTGAGACGCAACAGGTTTAAAGGGCGGTATCATGACACAAGAGTTCAACCCAAACGCCAATCATGCCCAAACCGCACCTGCGTTCTTTTCGGCATGGGACATTCACGCCTATTACGGTGAAAGCTACATCGTCCAAGGTGTGTCTTTTAACATCCATGAGGGCGAGATTCTGGCTCTTTTGGGCCGCAATGGCGCTGGCAAAACCTCAACCCTGCGCGCGCTGGCCCGTCTGGATAGCCCGCAAGTCACCCATGGCGAGATTTGGCTCGACCACGAACGCCTGCACGACAAAACCTCCTATGAGGCGGCGGTGCGCGGCATTTCATTGGTCCCCGAAGATCGCCGGATCATCCCCGGCCTGACCGTCGAGGAAAACCTGCAACTGGCGCAGATCGTCGAACCCGTGGGCTGGTCTCTGGATCGGCTGTACGAATTGTTCCCGCGTCTGCGCGAACGGCGCAAACAAGAGGGCATCACCCTGTCGGGCGGCGAACAACAAATGCTCGCCATCGCCCGCGCTTTGGCCCGCGACATCAAAGTACTGTTGCTTGATGAGCCGTACGAAGGCCTCGCCCCTGTCATTGTGGATGAGATTGAAAAGACGCTCAAAATCATCAAAGCGCAGGGCATCACCACGGTTTTGGTCGAACAAAACGCCGTGCGCGCGCTCAATTTGGCTGACCGCGCCGTCATTCTGGACACCGGTCGGGTGGTTTATGATGGTAGTGCTAAAGAAGTACTTGAGAACGAAGCGTTAAGAACCGAGTATCTGGCCATCTGAATCTGTCCCGCCTTGACCTCCCGCGTCTCGGTATGGGGCCGCCTGCGCCGGACACCCCGGCGCAGGCTAAATGCACTCTCGGGAGGAGGCAAAATGACGAACCCCATGTACCCGCCAAGCGACGACTTCGCCGCCAATGCTCTGATCTCTAACGAAAAATACACCGAAATGTACGCGCGCTCGGTGAGCGATCCGGTTTCGTTTTGGGCGGAGCAGGGGAAGATCCTGGATTGGATGGAGCCCTACACGCAGGTGAAAAAGACCTGTTTTGACTTCGGGCGCGTTGACATCAAATGGTACTCGGACGGCGTTTTGAACGTGTCGGCCAACTGTATTGATCGCCATTTGCCGAAAAAATCCCTACAAACTGCGATTATTTTTGAGCCCGACGATCCCGAAGCCGCGGCCCAGCACATCACCTACAAAGAGCTGTCAGACAAGGTGAACCGCTTCGCCAATGTGTTGCTTTCTCAGGGTGTGATGCGCGGCGACCGCGTGGTGATTTATTTGCCAATGATCCCCGAGGCGGCTTATGCCATGCTCGCTTGTGCCCGCATCGGCGCGATCCATTCCATTGTTTTCGCAGGGTTTTCCCCGGATGCTCTGGCCAACCGCATCAACGATTGCGGTGCCAAGCTCGTCATCACCTCCGACACTGCGCCGCGTGGTGGCAAGCGCACGCCGCTCAAGGCCAACACCGACGCCGCGCTGCTGCACTGTTCCGACAAGGTCCGTTGCCTCGTCGTCAAACACACCGGTGATCAGATCACATGGATTCAGGGCCGCGATGTCGACGTCAAATATCTGATGGAACACGCCTCCCCCGATTGCCCGCCGCGTCCGATGAACGCCGAAGATCCGCTGTTCATCCTCTACACCTCTGGCTCCACCGGCAAACCCAAAGGCGTCGTGCACAGCTCCGGCGGCTATCTGGCCTATGCCGCGATGACCCATAAATATGTGTTCGATTACCACGACGGCGACGTGTTCTGGTGCACCGCCGATGTCGGTTGGGTCACGGGTCACAGCTACATCGTCTACGGACCGCTCGCCAATGGCGCGACCACGGTGATGTTCGAGGGCGTGCCCTCCTACCCCGACGCGGGCCGGTTCTGGGCGGTGTGCGAAAAGCACAAGGTCAACCAATTCTACACCGCCCCCACCGCGCTGCGCTCGCTCATGGGGCAAGGCAACGAATGGGTTGAAAAATATGACCTTTCCTCGCTCAAACTGCTGGGCACGGTCGGCGAACCGATCAACCCGGAGGCGTGGAATTGGTACAATGACGTGGTCGGCGGCGGCAATTGCCCGATCGTCGACACCTGGTGGCAAACCGAAACTGGCGGCCATCTTTTGACGCCGCTGCCGGGTGCGACCCCGACCAAACCGGGCTCCGCGACCGTGCCGTTCTTTGGCGTGCAACCGGTGATTTTGGACCCGACCACAGGCGAAGAATTGCACGAAACCGCAACCGAGGGCGTGCTCTGCATCAAAGACAGCTGGCCCGGCCAAATGCGCACCGTTTGGGGCGATCACGAGCGGTTCCAAGAGACCTATTTCCAGCAATACAAAGGCTATTACTTCTCCGGCGACGGCTGTCGGCGCGACGAAGATGGCTATTACTGGATCACCGGCCGCGTCGATGACGTGATCAACGTGTCAGGTCACCGCATGGGCACCGCCGAGGTCGAAAGTGCGCTGGTCGCCCACGCCCAGGTCGCCGAAGCCGCCGTCGTTGGCTATCCGCACGAACTCAAGGGCCAAGGCATCTACGCCTATGTCACGCTCATGAACGATGTCGAACCGACCGACGCGCTGCGCAAAGAGTTGGAAAAATGGGTCCGCACAGAGATCGGCCCGATCGCCAAACCGGACTTCATTCAATGGGCCCCCGGCCTGCCCAAAACCCGCTCCGGTAAAATCATGCGCCGCATCCTGCGCAAAATCGCAGAAAATGACACCGGAAGCTTGGGCGACATCTCAACACTCGCTGAACCTCAAGTCGTCGAGGAATTGATCAGAAATTCGTTGTATCAAAAGGCCTAAGACGCCCGTTCAGGGCTCACACAAGGCCGCCCTTCGGGGCGGCCTTTTTCATACGTAACAAACTGAGCGCATAAATCGGGCTTACGCGCCCCCACCGCTTGGCTTTGTCGCATCTCTCCATGCGTTTTGACCGGCTCAGGCGACGAAATTTGAGTATTTGCGCTGCCATGAAAAGGATTTGTTAACGCTGTTTACCGCACAATCCGGGCATGGATGTACGGGAGATCAGTAAACGCGCCGACTGGGAGGCGCTGGCAGACAGGGTGATGGCCCCCTTGCAGCAGCGCTGGGTTTACGGCGAAACTGCAAAACGATTGGGCTGTGAGGTCATCAGGTTTTGCGTTTTTGACCGCAACCACCCGATTGCCACACCTCTTGCCATTGCGCAGGTCGTCATGCGCACAAAATTTGGCATCCGAACATCCTTACTCACCCGTGGGCCCCTGTTTCTGCCTGAGTGTCCGCAGAGCATGCAACGTGATGCGCTCGCCTCCCTGCGCCGTGCTCTGCCCTTTGGTGTTCACCTGATGACCGCCGAGACCCGGTTGAGGCGAATGGGCCTGACTGCCGCGCCTGAGGTGGTGGAACTGGATCTTTCAAAAGACCTAGAAACCCTACGCGCCGGGATGCACGGCAAATGGCGCAATGCGTTAAAAAAGGCCGAAGGTACAGGGATGAAAGTGGCACAATTACAGCCCTCCCTCGGTATGTTGATGCCGCTGTTGCGTGCCGAAAAGGACCGTCAGGCACAGGGGCGCTATCGCGGCCTCCCTCCTGAATTTATGTTAGCCATGCAAGAGGTTGCGCCCAAATCCCTGCGGCTGTTCAGCGCCTCTGATGCGCAGATGCTGTTTGTCAGCCATGGCACCAGCGCAAGCTATCAAATCGGCCATACCGGCGCTGAGGGCCGTACGCTCAATGCGCATAATCTGATCCTTTGGCAGGCGATCAGGCGTTTGAAATCAGAGGGCGTTCTGCGGCTTGATCTTGGTACATTGGACCGCGACAAGGCACCAGATTTGGCACGGTTCAAATTGCGCAGCGGCGCAGAGGCCCGTCACCTCGCCCCGGCGGCGCTGATGTAGTCACGAAGTTCTATAATATTTCCGCCGCGCTTCGACCTCGATATCAAGGCGCAATTGCGCCTCAGCCAGCGCCTTTTGCGCTGCTTTGCGGGCCTCGGGGTCGGACGCAGCCTTATAGGCCGCTTGTAGGGTTTCAACCTGTTTGCGCATCTCAATTTCGCGCGGCACAACCCCCGCCTCTGCCATGATCCGAAAACCTGCGGCATCAACGTCATTGCCCGAGCGCGCATTCAACGGTTGACCTGCGCCTTTGAGGTTTTCCATTTGCCCTTCGGCTTGGGCCTTTAGGATTTGGCGCTCAATCAGAGAAGACCATTTCATCGCATTTCCTTTCGCAGACGACTCAATTCGTCAACCTAGTTGACAGTTTAGGCCAATCCCGCCTAAACCACAAGAAAAGGAACGCACATGCCCCAAATGAGCCTCACAGATCAGCTTTATACCGGGATCACCCTGACCCGCCCGCTGTTGCGCCATATCACGGCGCGGGTGGAACGCGATTTGGCGGGCACTGGGGTAAGCGTGGGCCAACGCGCCCTCTTGGAGGCGCTGTTTCATTTGAAGCAGGCGACTGCGCCGATGATTACCAAACACCTTGATGTGACACGGCAATTTGTCGGTCGCGAGATCAAATCCCTCTTACAGAACGGCATGGTGGAAACCGTGGAAAACCCGCGTCACCGCGCCTCAAACTTTTATCGGCTCTCGGATGAATCCCGTGCGATGATCGCCGCCATTCGCGCCCGGGAAATGCGCGAGATTGCAGAATTTGCCAAAGGGTTCACAGAGGAAGACATCCGGGGCTTTTACAAAATCCTTTCCACCTTGACGGCCGAATTTTCAAAATCCAGCCCATAAAAAAGCCCCGCAACATGGCGGGGCTTTCATTTCTCAATACAGCTTGCGCTTATTTCATCGCAGCATCGGTGATCTCAAGCGTGTAGGCCCCCACCGGTTCTTTGGTGATGACCGGATCGGAGCCGCCCGACAGCAAGGAGGCCACCGTGCGCTCATAATCAGCCACGTCCAAAGACCCGTCCGAACCGTCAAGCAGTTTCGCCACTTCGGTCATCATGCGGACCTGATGGGTCATGGTCTGCGCGCCGGTTTCATCATATTCCAGAACGATCTCGGCGGCTTCTTCCGGGTTGGCGGCCGCATAC includes:
- a CDS encoding ABC transporter ATP-binding protein, which codes for MGILEVKGVGKRFGGLQALGDVNLSIHENTVHAIIGPNGAGKSTLLNCLVGKLMPDTGSVMFNGQSVLGRKPHEINQMGISRVFQTPEIFGDLTVMENMMIPCFAKRDGAFRMHAFESMAQEGDLIAKAEKMLSDVGMLEKCEMVTSSMSRGDKRRLEIAMCLVQEPKLLLLDEPTAGMARADTNNTIDLLKQIKAERDITIAIIEHDMHVVFSLADRITVLAQGTPLVEDTPDNIKGHPKVKEAYLGETQQV
- a CDS encoding ABC transporter ATP-binding protein — protein: MTQEFNPNANHAQTAPAFFSAWDIHAYYGESYIVQGVSFNIHEGEILALLGRNGAGKTSTLRALARLDSPQVTHGEIWLDHERLHDKTSYEAAVRGISLVPEDRRIIPGLTVEENLQLAQIVEPVGWSLDRLYELFPRLRERRKQEGITLSGGEQQMLAIARALARDIKVLLLDEPYEGLAPVIVDEIEKTLKIIKAQGITTVLVEQNAVRALNLADRAVILDTGRVVYDGSAKEVLENEALRTEYLAI
- the acs gene encoding acetate--CoA ligase, producing the protein MYPPSDDFAANALISNEKYTEMYARSVSDPVSFWAEQGKILDWMEPYTQVKKTCFDFGRVDIKWYSDGVLNVSANCIDRHLPKKSLQTAIIFEPDDPEAAAQHITYKELSDKVNRFANVLLSQGVMRGDRVVIYLPMIPEAAYAMLACARIGAIHSIVFAGFSPDALANRINDCGAKLVITSDTAPRGGKRTPLKANTDAALLHCSDKVRCLVVKHTGDQITWIQGRDVDVKYLMEHASPDCPPRPMNAEDPLFILYTSGSTGKPKGVVHSSGGYLAYAAMTHKYVFDYHDGDVFWCTADVGWVTGHSYIVYGPLANGATTVMFEGVPSYPDAGRFWAVCEKHKVNQFYTAPTALRSLMGQGNEWVEKYDLSSLKLLGTVGEPINPEAWNWYNDVVGGGNCPIVDTWWQTETGGHLLTPLPGATPTKPGSATVPFFGVQPVILDPTTGEELHETATEGVLCIKDSWPGQMRTVWGDHERFQETYFQQYKGYYFSGDGCRRDEDGYYWITGRVDDVINVSGHRMGTAEVESALVAHAQVAEAAVVGYPHELKGQGIYAYVTLMNDVEPTDALRKELEKWVRTEIGPIAKPDFIQWAPGLPKTRSGKIMRRILRKIAENDTGSLGDISTLAEPQVVEELIRNSLYQKA
- a CDS encoding DUF1992 domain-containing protein: MKWSSLIERQILKAQAEGQMENLKGAGQPLNARSGNDVDAAGFRIMAEAGVVPREIEMRKQVETLQAAYKAASDPEARKAAQKALAEAQLRLDIEVEARRKYYRTS
- a CDS encoding MarR family winged helix-turn-helix transcriptional regulator, with amino-acid sequence MPQMSLTDQLYTGITLTRPLLRHITARVERDLAGTGVSVGQRALLEALFHLKQATAPMITKHLDVTRQFVGREIKSLLQNGMVETVENPRHRASNFYRLSDESRAMIAAIRAREMREIAEFAKGFTEEDIRGFYKILSTLTAEFSKSSP